Genomic window (Streptomyces sp. NBC_00078):
CACTGACACGCTCAAGAGCAGGGCGGGCGCCGGTGGCGCCACGAGCGGCCTGCGACGTCTCCTGCTCGACAACGGCGCGCTCACCGCGCTGATCGTCCTGGTCATCGCCCTGTCGGCGCTGTCCGGCGACTTCCTGACCACGGACAACCTCCTGAACGTGGGCGTCCAGGCGGCCGTGACGGCCGTCCTCGCCTTCGGCGTCACCTTCGTGATCGTCTCGGCGGGCATCGACCTGTCGGTCGGCTCGGTAGCCGCCCTGTCCGCCACCGTCCTCGCCTGGACCGCCACTTCGCACGGCGTACCGGTGGCCCTGGCGGTCGTGCTGTCCGTCGCCACCGGTGTCGCCGCCGGTCTCGTCAACGGTTTCCTGATCTCGTACGGCAAACTGCCGCCGTTCATCGCGACGCTCGCCATGCTCTCGGTGGCCCGCGGTCTGTCGCTGGTGATCTCCGAGGGCTCCCCGATCCCCTTCCCCGCGTCGGTCTCGCACCTCGGCGACACGCTGGGCGGCTGGCTGCCCGTGCCGGTGCTGGTCATGATCGTGATGGGTCTGATCGCCGCGTTCGTGCTGGGCCGGACCTACATCGGCCGCTCCATGTACGCGATCGGCGGCAACGAGGAGGCGGCCCGGCTGTCGGGTCTGCGGGTGAAGAAGCAGAAGCTCGCGATCTACGCCTTCTCCGGCCTGTTCGCGGCGGTCGCGGGCATCGTGCTCGCCTCCCGCCTGTCCTCCGCGCAGCCGCAGGCCGCCGACGGCTACGAGCTGGACGCGATCGCCGCGGTCGTGATCGGCGGAGCCTCACTGGCCGGTGGCACCGGCAAGGCGTCCGGCACCCTGATCGGCGCACTGATCCTGGCAGTGCTGCGCAACGGCCTCAACCTCCTGAACGTCTCCGCCTTCTGGCAGCAGGTCGTCATCGGTGTCGTCATCGCGCTGGCGGTGCTGCTCGACACACTGCGCCGCAAGGCCGGGGCGACGCCGGTGGCCGCCGGCACCGGTGGCAACAAGGGCAAGCAGGCGGGGACGTACGCACTGGCGGCGGTCGTCACCGTTGCGCTCGTCGGCGCGACCTCCTTCCTCCACAACGGCGGGTCGTCCTCCACCACCCCGAAGATGGGCCTGTCCCTGTCCACCCTCAACAACCCGTTCTTCGTGCAGATCCGGGCGGGCGCCCAGGCCGAGGCGAAGAAGCTGGGCGTGGACCTGACCGTCACGGACGCCCAGAACGACGCCTCCCAGCAGGCCAACCAGCTGCAGAACTTCACCAGTTCCGGCCTCGGCGCGATCATCGTCAACCCGGTGGACTCGGACGCGGCGAGCAACTCCGTGAAGGCCGCCGACAAGGCGAAGATCCCGGTCATCGCGGTCGACCGCGGCGTCAACAAGGCGACCGTGGACGCCCTGGTGGCCTCCGACAACGTCAAGGGCGGTGAGCTCGCCGCCAGGACGATCGGCGAGAAGCTGGGCGGCAAGGGCAGGATCGTGATCCTGCAGGGCCAGGCGGGCACCTCCGCGGCCCGTGAGCGCGCCGCGGGCTTCGCGGCCGGGCTCAAGGCCTACCCGGGCATCCAGGTCGTCGCCCAGCAGCCGGCCGACTTCGACCGCACCAAGGGCCTCGACGTGATGTCGAACCTGCTGCAGGCCCACCCGGACGTCCAGGGCGTCATCGCCGCCAACGACGAGATGGCCCTCGGCGCGATCAAGGCCCTCGGTTCGAAGGCCGGAAAGTCGGTCCAGGTCGTCGGCTTCGACGGCACCCCGGACGGGCTGAAGGCGGTCGGATCGGGCACTCTGTACGCATCCGTGGCACAACAGCCCTCGCAGCTGGGCAGGATCGCCGTGGACAACGCGCTGAAGGCCCTGCAGGGCAAGACGGTCGAGGAGACGGTGAAGGTGCCGGTGAAGGTGGTCACGAAGGAGAACGTGGCCGGCTTCAGCGGCTGACGACGGGGAACGGGCGGGCGGTTGTCGTCTCACGGTGACGACCGCCCGCCTCAAGTCATCTCTCAGGGGAGTCGTGTCGGCGTACGACGCGATGTACGTCTCGGTACACGGCTCCATGTACGACGGGGAGTCCTTTTGATGTACGACTACGACCTGCTGGTCGTGGGATCGGCCAACGCCGACCTGGTGATCGGCGTCGAGCGGCGGCCGGGCGCCGGCGAGACGGTACTCGGCTCCGACCTGGCCGTCCACCCGGGCGGCAAGGGCGCGAACCAGGCGGTCGCGGCGGCCCGCCTCGGCGCCCGTACGGCTCTGCTGGCCCGGGTCGGCGACGACTCGTACGGCAGGCTGCTGCTCGACTCGCAGCGGACGGCCGGCGTCGACACGGTGGGCGTACTGGTCGGCGGCGCCCCGACGGGGGTGGCGCTGATCACCGTCGACCCCTCCGGGGACAACAGCATCGTGGTGTCGCCGGGGGCGAACGGAAAGCTCACATCGGCCGACGTGACGGCCGCGGCCTGTCTCTTCCAGGCCTCGCGTGTCGTCTCGACGCAGCTGGAGATCCCGCTGGAGACGGTCGTGGAGGTCGTCCGCAGTCTGACCCCGGACAGCCGTTTCGTCCTCAACCCGTCCCCGCCACAGCCCCTGCCGCCGGAGGTGCTGGCGGCCTGCGACCCGCTGATCGTGAACGAGCACGAGGCGAAGGTCGTCCTCGGCGACACGTGCGTCTCCGACCGCCCCGAGGACTGGGCCCGGCTGCTGCTCGCCAAGGGCCCGCGCTCGGTCGTGGTCACCCTGGGCGCGGAGGGGGCGCTGGTGGCCGACGGACGGGAAGTGACGCGGGTGCCTTCGGTGAAGGTGGACGCGGTCGATACGACGGGTGCGGGCGACGCGTTCACGGCGGCGCTGGCGTTCCGGCTGGGCTCGGGGGCGTCCCTCGCCGAGGCCGCGGCGTACGCGGCCCGCGTCGGGGCGGCCGCCGTCACCAAGGAGGGCGCCCAGGTGTCCTTTCCGACGGCCGAGGAGGCCGAGGCAGTGTGCGGCGGCCTCCCGGAGGACGCCGTGCCTGACGGTGGCTCCGCCGCGGGCCGGACCCCCGGCACGAAAGGCGGGCCGGACGACTCGTCCGGAACTCCTCAGCGGGGTGAGGCGCTGTGAAGAAGGCGGGAATCCTGAACCGTCATCTCTCCGGGGCGCTGGCCGAGCTGGGCCACGGCGACGGAGTGCTGGTGTGCGACGCGGGCATGCCGATACCGGAGGGTCCGAAGGTCGTCGACCTGGCGTTCCGTGCCGGGGTGCCCGCCTTCGAGGAGGTACTGGACGGACTGCTGGCCGAGCTGGTGGTGGAGGGGGCCACGGCGGCGAGGGAGATCCGGGGCGCGAACCCTGCGGCGTCGGCTCTCCTGGACGGCCACTTCCCCACCCTGGGGCTGGTGTCGCACGAGCGGCTCAAGGAGCTGTCGGCGGGGGCACGGCTGGTGGTGCGCACGGGCGAGGCACGACCGTACGCGAACGTGCTCCTGCGGTGCGGGGTCTTCTTCTAGATGCCGGGACAAATTCGAGGGGGCCCGATCCGTCGACCGGGCCCCCTCGGCTTT
Coding sequences:
- a CDS encoding substrate-binding domain-containing protein, with the translated sequence MATDTLKSRAGAGGATSGLRRLLLDNGALTALIVLVIALSALSGDFLTTDNLLNVGVQAAVTAVLAFGVTFVIVSAGIDLSVGSVAALSATVLAWTATSHGVPVALAVVLSVATGVAAGLVNGFLISYGKLPPFIATLAMLSVARGLSLVISEGSPIPFPASVSHLGDTLGGWLPVPVLVMIVMGLIAAFVLGRTYIGRSMYAIGGNEEAARLSGLRVKKQKLAIYAFSGLFAAVAGIVLASRLSSAQPQAADGYELDAIAAVVIGGASLAGGTGKASGTLIGALILAVLRNGLNLLNVSAFWQQVVIGVVIALAVLLDTLRRKAGATPVAAGTGGNKGKQAGTYALAAVVTVALVGATSFLHNGGSSSTTPKMGLSLSTLNNPFFVQIRAGAQAEAKKLGVDLTVTDAQNDASQQANQLQNFTSSGLGAIIVNPVDSDAASNSVKAADKAKIPVIAVDRGVNKATVDALVASDNVKGGELAARTIGEKLGGKGRIVILQGQAGTSAARERAAGFAAGLKAYPGIQVVAQQPADFDRTKGLDVMSNLLQAHPDVQGVIAANDEMALGAIKALGSKAGKSVQVVGFDGTPDGLKAVGSGTLYASVAQQPSQLGRIAVDNALKALQGKTVEETVKVPVKVVTKENVAGFSG
- a CDS encoding ribokinase, whose product is MYDYDLLVVGSANADLVIGVERRPGAGETVLGSDLAVHPGGKGANQAVAAARLGARTALLARVGDDSYGRLLLDSQRTAGVDTVGVLVGGAPTGVALITVDPSGDNSIVVSPGANGKLTSADVTAAACLFQASRVVSTQLEIPLETVVEVVRSLTPDSRFVLNPSPPQPLPPEVLAACDPLIVNEHEAKVVLGDTCVSDRPEDWARLLLAKGPRSVVVTLGAEGALVADGREVTRVPSVKVDAVDTTGAGDAFTAALAFRLGSGASLAEAAAYAARVGAAAVTKEGAQVSFPTAEEAEAVCGGLPEDAVPDGGSAAGRTPGTKGGPDDSSGTPQRGEAL
- the rbsD gene encoding D-ribose pyranase, which gives rise to MKKAGILNRHLSGALAELGHGDGVLVCDAGMPIPEGPKVVDLAFRAGVPAFEEVLDGLLAELVVEGATAAREIRGANPAASALLDGHFPTLGLVSHERLKELSAGARLVVRTGEARPYANVLLRCGVFF